In Bacteroidota bacterium, one genomic interval encodes:
- a CDS encoding OmpH family outer membrane protein — protein sequence MKKLLRIAVIALISFVAPLNAGAQKIAHLDMDSLYNIWPKYQKVKDSLTKVGLSYQKTLDAMEQEYSYKSNQLDSQRKYMTALNIKLAEKQLSDMQQNYAIYSQEAQTELAALQDALLKPLNAEAKKAVADVAKKNGYKYVLDSSEASDVLYSESTDDIFTLVMAQLKIPAPKPAVATGTGGGTVQPPPGGGH from the coding sequence ATGAAAAAATTATTGCGCATCGCGGTCATTGCCCTCATCAGTTTTGTTGCGCCGCTCAATGCAGGCGCCCAGAAGATCGCTCACCTCGACATGGATTCACTTTACAATATCTGGCCAAAGTATCAGAAAGTAAAAGATTCGCTCACGAAAGTCGGTTTGTCCTACCAGAAAACGCTCGATGCAATGGAGCAGGAGTACAGTTACAAATCAAACCAGCTCGACAGCCAGCGGAAATACATGACCGCACTCAACATTAAACTTGCAGAAAAACAATTGAGCGATATGCAGCAGAATTATGCGATCTATTCGCAGGAAGCGCAAACAGAACTCGCCGCCCTGCAGGATGCATTGCTTAAACCGCTCAACGCTGAAGCGAAAAAAGCAGTTGCCGATGTAGCGAAAAAGAACGGATACAAATATGTACTCGATAGTTCGGAAGCTTCCGATGTACTTTATTCCGAATCGACCGACGATATTTTTACACTGGTGATGGCTCAACTGAAAATTCCGGCACCCAAACCGGCAGTGGCTACCGGAACAGGCGGAGGAACAGTGCAACCACCTCCCGGAGGCGGACATTAA
- a CDS encoding OmpH family outer membrane protein, translating to MKRKIFSIVIALLATAGFTYGQKFCFVDSDYILGQSPAYQQAQTQLNDLSVQWQKEVEAKYAEIDALYKNFQQEQLLLTDELRQKREAEIVEKEKEAKDFQKSKFGVDGELFKKRQELVKPIQDQIYNAVKEMAERGGYAVVFDKASDLTILYSNPKYDKSDDVLEILGWKKSGGSGGGGSSGSGGK from the coding sequence ATGAAACGGAAAATTTTCTCCATCGTCATCGCACTTCTTGCAACGGCCGGTTTCACTTACGGACAGAAATTCTGTTTTGTGGATTCAGATTATATACTCGGACAAAGCCCGGCATACCAGCAAGCGCAAACACAATTGAATGATCTTTCTGTTCAATGGCAGAAAGAAGTGGAAGCGAAATATGCAGAGATCGATGCGTTGTATAAAAATTTCCAGCAGGAACAATTATTACTCACGGATGAATTGCGTCAGAAGAGAGAGGCGGAAATTGTAGAAAAAGAAAAAGAGGCAAAAGATTTTCAGAAATCAAAATTCGGTGTGGACGGAGAACTTTTCAAAAAACGCCAGGAGTTGGTGAAGCCCATACAGGATCAGATCTACAATGCAGTGAAGGAAATGGCGGAACGCGGCGGTTACGCAGTGGTGTTCGACAAAGCAAGTGATCTTACTATTCTTTATTCCAATCCTAAATACGATAAAAGCGACGACGTACTTGAGATCCTCGGCTGGAAAAAATCCGGAGGCAGCGGAGGCGGAGGCAGCAGTGGGAGCGGAGGAAAATAA